The sequence AGACGAGGGTAGGTAAGTATACGTCATGTTTCTTCGTGCAGCTTGTACTGTTGGTAGTCATCTTGCTCATCTTTATATTCCAGGAATCACCCAAATATACAGGGGTTATTCCCACTTAGTGCTATGAGATCCTCTCTTTTTTATTCACCGTGTGTAAGATACTTAGATTTGGGTTTTTGAACCCATGTTTCGGTTTGTAAAATAGATGATTCAGCGGCACTCGGGTATTGTTTTGAACTCTATTCTTGATTATatgaacataaaataaattggaCATAAAGATGCTTATACTGAATTTTAAGCGGTATTTTGTGCTCCTTCATGTACGAtataagatatatatttatctactTGAAACATATGAGAGTTGAAAATAGATTTCTAATGTAATGACCGTTTCATGTCATTACATCTAAATCtttgaattataatttcaaGTCATGTTGTATGGAATTTCTCGAGATGCGGTTGCTTGAAATAATTGGACACTTTTTCATGACCTCAACATGCGATGAATTGCAAGTTGAAAGAGGGTATAAAAACTTAAAGCCATGGAAGTCGTGTGCCAGTGCATCTATATATAGGAATTGAGGAGAATTAATATATAGCACAAGGAAATGACAAGTCTGGTAGAAGGAGATGAGAGGTTACAAAAAGTCAAAAAAGTATTGATGGGCACTCATGAATTGCTTTGTAAAATCACGAGAATTTGCCTGGAAAGCAGTTGAGGTTTTCTCTACATTCATGGAGGCCTTTGATTTCAATGCTCCATTTCCATTATTGTGCTATGGCCTCATAAATTTTATGGCGGATGGgtatttttaaatcaaattgatttGAATAATTTAGTGTGACGATTATTTCATCGGTTCAGAACTAAGCACCGCAATCAtgaacaataataaaaaccatTCCCAAAGTCCCTAATAAAAGTTAGAAGGTTCTAGATCACAATCTAAATTTCCAAAAACATTGTAATTGCCCTAAACTGGGGAAAAAATGCTAAAAAGTTTcgaaaaacaaatcaaaaaatAGAAAGGAAAAGAATTTACATGGTTTCAATTATCAACATCGATCCGCAAAGTCCCGACATCAAAGGGGCTTCAACTTGCGACGTCCTAACATTAAAGGGGCTTCAACTTCAAACTCTGATGGAGGCAGTTTATTGAGATCAATTTCATGGAAATTTCGGCTTCTCCCCACGCCATTTTCTTTGGTTTCTTCAATTTGTGAGGCGGCATTTTGTGGCTGTTGTAAATCAGAAAGCTTCAactttttccttttcttcttgtTCTTGATCAAGATCTTCTCTTCAAGAAGATCCCTGCCTCCGATGGATGATGATTCCCCAACTTCAAGTTTACTTTTCACATCCTCTAATTCATCACCCTTTTGTCTGTGCACAAAGCCACTCACAAAATCTAGCCCCTTCAACAACATTAGTAGTGTGGCGGCAGCTTCTAGTTCCTTCAATTGAAAGTCATCCCTCTCCAAGCTCAGACGCTTCCGCCCTCTCTTTGCCGTTGAAGTCCACCCCCTTGAATATGCCGTCAGATCAACCCCTCCATCTTTCCCACTGATGGATAAAAGTTCATCCTGATcaccatttttttgtttttcctcCGATAAACAAGAACCGGAGTTTGTCTTCCCTGTCGAAGGCGGGCTCATACCCCTCCATTTCCTATCCGAATGCTTCCTCATGTGGCCAAACACAGATTTCCACGACGGAAAAACTCTTTGACAAACTGTACAAGCTCGTCTCTCGTCAGCACTAGGagtactcttcttcttcttcacggAATCAGTCTCCCTTCTGTCCTCTTCTGCACGAGGGTTTTGTTTCTTGAACTTCACAGATTGATGGGCTTTCAGCTTATTCTTGAAAATCAGATTATTTTTCTTCATTCCCTTTTGAGAGTGAATTCTCATGTGACCCCCTAGAGCTTTACCAGAGGCGAAAGTTTTGTTGCATAAATGACAAACACTCTGTTTATCACTGTTTTTGTTCATGATCTGATATTCCTTATGCACCAACCCCTCAATACTCCTATCCTCAGTATTTTCCTTCCCCTCTTCTCCAGTACCATCTTTAGCTATTTTCAGCTCAATCAACAGTTTTCCTTCTCCGAAAACGGACTCCGACTCAACAGATGTATTGTTACTTCTTTTCTTTATCGACTGTGATACAAGATCTTCCACACTATTCATCTTCATATATTGACAACAACACAGAACAACCCCAGCTAAATTGTATCTATGGTATATATGTATGCATAACAATGAAGTAAAAGAAAAGGACCAGAATTTTCCACATGATTTGGAGATAGAGTTGGTAAGGTAAATATGACAAAAATCTAAAGAGAGAAAGAGGGTAACCTCCCAGAACTTAGCTGCTCAGCAACCCTAGATGCCACATAAATAAAAGGTAAAAACACCGACCCAGTTGAAAGAAGAGATTTTTTTCGATCAAGACTTGGATTTTGGAGACGATTAGCATTCTTGATTATCTGAAACAAACCACCCCAAAAGAACGTAAAATCAGCTAATTAAAACAAAGGAACTCCATAACAAAACAAACCAAGCTCAAAACTTCAGCTTCTGTATAGAAAATGCTCACCTTTGGTCTGGATTTGCATGCAATCTTCAATGTTCTTCTGGGTTTTTTTGAAGATCGTATACTGAATGGAATATATCCATATAGGCAGAAACCAAGTCCATAGCTGAGGAGAATGAAGTGAAATGAGCTGGTTAATCACGAAAATAAAGAAGATAAATAAACCGAAAATGTGGGGAGATTGGATTTTATTAACTGCCTGAAGAAATAttgtcagtttttttttttggactttttattgattttttttaattttgttttgtttcctCATCATCTCTAACTAAATGtcatcattttaattttaatcaaattaaaaatttacTAAAAGATAAGATAGCTTAATCTTTATTATATCTCACCTTTATCAactttttggattttaaaaaaaattaaacgtGGATGAGTGCTAATGAACTATATCCCCTCCTAGTATTTTTGGGTGATGACGGTTGAAAAATTAGATTTGTTTAACTTTCCAGAACTTTTCCGATTATCGAAAATTAAAGGTATATTATAGTTATGTGTTTTCTCAATAATCTGCTCACAAATAAAATTTTACGTTTGTTTCAATCATTTTAAGATATCAACAAAACACcactcaaaaaaataataatgaaatatGTACAGAAATCAAATATATATGGAATTAATCAAAATATcagttatattattttattaaacttgagACTTTTCAGTGTCACGGTTCATCATTTTGTTCATTGTCACATTTACTCTGATTTGGTTGAACATTAagtattcaataaaaaaaagcCTAATATGCATGTTCGCGTGCGAAAGATACTAGTTTTTATTAAATGTAAGATcatatatattatgataaaattGTGTGTTCGATAAAAATTTGTTTTCGATCGTATCCTCATAATGAAATTTAAAGATAAACAATGCAcgagtttttaattatttgaagtcttttaaaaaaaatcatgcatatcataagGAAAAATAATCTATCCAATTATATctctttatgaattaattaccaaatttttaatcgtaaaagtgtGGAAGGAAAGATTACCGCATTACTATGTTTCAcgttaaatattttacaaaaaaaaaaaaaagaaaaaggaaggaTAATTATTTTCAATGaaacatgtttaaaattttgagtaacactcctgtgcaacggtctcattcgtgagacgggtcaaccctatccatatttataataataagcaatacttttgacataaaatgtaatactttttaatggataacccatataagagacccgTCACACGAATATGACCCGTGCAACGGTTGCATACAAGTGTTTGCcttataataataatcaaaGTAAATGTTGCCAAATTAATTGCAAGAAAAGGGTTATAAACTTATATGCCACCATTTGAGTAAACCATTAATGAGATTTGAACTATGATTTTGTCGTCTTAATTAATTATAGTACGAAAATTTCAGATCGTTTCATTATCAAAATGTGAATAAAGTTAAtgttgttgtgaaaaagtaaaaattacggtaaaaagtaaaaactcaaaaactcaaaattctacactttataaaatttttctctcttcacaattgtgtttttctacacaaatggagagacctatttatagatctcaattggagattagtcaaaaattaatacatcattaattacatcatcacacactaattttcaatat comes from Henckelia pumila isolate YLH828 chromosome 4, ASM3356847v2, whole genome shotgun sequence and encodes:
- the LOC140867063 gene encoding uncharacterized protein isoform X2, with the protein product MNSVEDLVSQSIKKRSNNTSVESESVFGEGKLLIELKIAKDGTGEEGKENTEDRSIEGLVHKEYQIMNKNSDKQSVCHLCNKTFASGKALGGHMRIHSQKGMKKNNLIFKNKLKAHQSVKFKKQNPRAEEDRRETDSVKKKKSTPSADERRACTVCQRVFPSWKSVFGHMRKHSDRKWRGMSPPSTGKTNSGSCLSEEKQKNGDQDELLSISGKDGGVDLTAYSRGWTSTAKRGRKRLSLERDDFQLKELEAAATLLMLLKGLDFVSGFVHRQKGDELEDVKSKLEVGESSSIGGRDLLEEKILIKNKKKRKKLKLSDLQQPQNAASQIEETKENGVGRSRNFHEIDLNKLPPSEFEVEAPLMLGRRKLKPL
- the LOC140867063 gene encoding uncharacterized protein isoform X3 gives rise to the protein MNKNSDKQSVCHLCNKTFASGKALGGHMRIHSQKGMKKNNLIFKNKLKAHQSVKFKKQNPRAEEDRRETDSVKKKKSTPSADERRACTVCQRVFPSWKSVFGHMRKHSDRKWRGMSPPSTGKTNSGSCLSEEKQKNGDQDELLSISGKDGGVDLTAYSRGWTSTAKRGRKRLSLERDDFQLKELEAAATLLMLLKGLDFVSGFVHRQKGDELEDVKSKLEVGESSSIGGRDLLEEKILIKNKKKRKKLKLSDLQQPQNAASQIEETKENGVGRSRNFHEIDLNKLPPSEFEVEAPLMLGRRKLKPL
- the LOC140867063 gene encoding uncharacterized protein isoform X1; protein product: MKMNSVEDLVSQSIKKRSNNTSVESESVFGEGKLLIELKIAKDGTGEEGKENTEDRSIEGLVHKEYQIMNKNSDKQSVCHLCNKTFASGKALGGHMRIHSQKGMKKNNLIFKNKLKAHQSVKFKKQNPRAEEDRRETDSVKKKKSTPSADERRACTVCQRVFPSWKSVFGHMRKHSDRKWRGMSPPSTGKTNSGSCLSEEKQKNGDQDELLSISGKDGGVDLTAYSRGWTSTAKRGRKRLSLERDDFQLKELEAAATLLMLLKGLDFVSGFVHRQKGDELEDVKSKLEVGESSSIGGRDLLEEKILIKNKKKRKKLKLSDLQQPQNAASQIEETKENGVGRSRNFHEIDLNKLPPSEFEVEAPLMLGRRKLKPL